One Acidobacteriota bacterium genomic region harbors:
- a CDS encoding malate dehydrogenase has translation MKKPVRVAVTGAAGNIGYALTFRIASGSMLGPDQPVILQLIEIPPAMDALEGVVMELNDAAFPLLAGTVATSDLNEGFDEADICLLVGARPRGPGMERKDLLGANGKIFGPQGKAINDQASRDVKVLVVGNPANTNALIAAANAPGLDRRQFTAMTRLDHNRALSQLAEKTGTHSSKIRHMTIWGNHSATQYPDLHHALVDGRPATELVDETWERETFIPTVQQRGAAIIKARGQSSAASAASAAVDHVRTWVQGTPDDDWVSMAVPADGSYGISEGVIYSYPCTCSGGDYSVVQGLEIDDFSRQRMDATDQELREERAAVEELLG, from the coding sequence ATGAAGAAGCCTGTTCGCGTGGCCGTGACCGGCGCGGCCGGCAATATCGGATATGCCTTGACCTTTCGCATCGCCTCCGGTTCCATGCTCGGACCGGATCAACCGGTGATTCTGCAGCTGATCGAGATCCCGCCGGCCATGGACGCCCTCGAGGGGGTGGTCATGGAGCTCAACGACGCCGCCTTTCCGCTGCTCGCCGGCACCGTCGCGACCTCCGACCTCAACGAGGGTTTCGACGAAGCGGATATCTGCCTGCTGGTGGGAGCGCGGCCCCGGGGGCCGGGGATGGAGCGCAAGGACCTGCTGGGAGCCAACGGCAAGATCTTCGGCCCCCAGGGCAAGGCCATCAACGACCAGGCCTCCCGCGACGTCAAAGTGTTGGTGGTGGGCAACCCGGCCAATACCAACGCCCTCATCGCCGCCGCCAACGCTCCGGGTCTGGACCGCCGCCAGTTCACCGCCATGACCCGCCTGGACCACAATCGGGCGCTTTCCCAGCTGGCGGAGAAGACCGGTACCCACAGCTCCAAGATCCGGCACATGACCATCTGGGGCAATCACTCAGCGACCCAGTATCCGGACCTCCACCACGCTTTGGTAGACGGCCGCCCCGCCACCGAGCTGGTGGACGAGACCTGGGAGCGGGAGACCTTCATCCCCACCGTGCAGCAACGTGGCGCCGCCATCATCAAGGCCCGGGGCCAATCCTCCGCGGCGTCCGCGGCGTCCGCCGCCGTCGACCACGTGCGCACCTGGGTTCAGGGCACTCCCGACGACGACTGGGTCAGCATGGCGGTACCGGCGGACGGCAGCTATGGGATCTCCGAAGGGGTGATTTACTCCTACCCGTGCACCTGCTCCGGCGGCGATTACTCGGTGGTCCAGGGCCTGGAGATCGACGACTTCAGCCGCCAGCGTATGGATGCCACCGATCAGGAGCTGCGCGAGGAGCGCGCGGCGGTGGAAGAACTCCTGGGCTGA
- a CDS encoding ankyrin repeat domain-containing protein: MTTTRRQILSAGTLTAVGAAVGAGLAPAPPARAHLDPACPESQAPPLDSQLFRQAVLEGDEERVLRYLERDPGLAYGRDAQGRSPIVLAFVAGHRSIAELLQRRGVTLDLVEAALLEDWTRVEAVGAVAPGLVNAPQPAGGTALHAAARYGQARNLWRLAQLGADLDARASEAAVFGPAGATPARGALERWSSGAAERTEAVRVVFNLLGNGADVNAAWGRGETLLHAAAELEEDPWVPHLLRFLLRKGADEGARNGEGQTALDLSRSRARSGHRSGARSSEAAEGVLSRAAEVPRDCRTSRFAQDGNGAPYRPSAHEGLSQSLCNQFVGLAHFDLDEVRRHLERQPLLAFVRSSLDELAVEAGAHMGRPDMVDLLLDHGAPLSLPTALMSGRLGAARELLQPDPARIRERGAHDFPLIWYPSMADGDVEAAELLLNAGIDLASEGKLGWTALHWAADAGHEELAAFWIEAGVEINARSWDEGLTALDLAVASESTSLAQLLRARGGRSGEAWER; encoded by the coding sequence ATGACTACCACCCGTCGCCAGATCCTCTCCGCCGGGACCCTTACCGCCGTCGGCGCCGCCGTCGGTGCCGGCCTTGCTCCGGCGCCACCTGCGCGGGCGCATCTCGACCCAGCCTGCCCCGAGTCTCAGGCCCCGCCCCTCGATTCCCAGCTCTTCCGACAAGCAGTGCTGGAGGGGGATGAAGAACGGGTGCTGCGCTATCTGGAGCGCGACCCCGGCCTCGCCTACGGCCGCGATGCCCAGGGCCGCTCCCCCATCGTCCTGGCCTTCGTGGCCGGCCACCGTTCCATCGCCGAGCTATTGCAGCGGCGCGGTGTGACCTTGGACCTGGTGGAGGCGGCGTTGCTGGAGGATTGGACGCGGGTGGAGGCGGTGGGTGCCGTCGCCCCGGGGTTGGTCAACGCCCCCCAGCCGGCGGGCGGTACGGCACTCCACGCGGCCGCCCGCTACGGCCAGGCGCGGAATCTGTGGCGGCTGGCGCAGCTAGGGGCTGACCTTGACGCCCGGGCCTCCGAGGCGGCGGTCTTCGGTCCCGCCGGCGCGACCCCGGCTCGGGGGGCGCTGGAACGCTGGAGCAGTGGCGCGGCGGAGCGCACGGAAGCGGTGCGGGTGGTATTCAACCTGCTGGGCAACGGCGCCGACGTCAATGCCGCCTGGGGCCGGGGAGAGACCCTGCTGCACGCGGCGGCGGAGCTGGAAGAGGATCCTTGGGTGCCCCATCTTCTGCGCTTCCTACTGCGCAAGGGTGCGGACGAGGGGGCCCGCAACGGCGAAGGCCAGACCGCGCTGGACCTGTCCCGAAGCAGGGCTCGAAGCGGACACCGGAGCGGAGCTCGGAGCTCCGAGGCGGCGGAGGGGGTTCTGTCGAGGGCTGCGGAGGTGCCGCGGGACTGCCGCACCTCGCGCTTCGCCCAGGACGGCAACGGTGCTCCCTATCGGCCTTCGGCTCACGAAGGGCTGAGCCAGAGCCTGTGCAACCAATTCGTCGGTCTGGCCCACTTCGACCTCGACGAGGTCCGTCGCCACCTGGAGCGCCAGCCGCTCCTGGCCTTCGTCCGATCGTCTCTGGATGAGCTGGCCGTGGAGGCGGGGGCGCATATGGGGCGGCCGGACATGGTCGACCTACTCCTCGACCACGGGGCGCCGCTGTCCCTCCCCACGGCGTTGATGAGCGGCCGGCTGGGGGCAGCGCGGGAGCTTCTCCAGCCGGACCCGGCCCGCATTCGCGAGCGCGGTGCCCACGACTTCCCGCTGATCTGGTATCCGTCCATGGCCGACGGCGATGTGGAGGCCGCCGAGCTCTTGTTGAACGCTGGGATCGATCTTGCCTCCGAGGGCAAGCTGGGCTGGACGGCGCTCCATTGGGCCGCCGACGCCGGGCACGAAGAGCTGGCGGCGTTTTGGATCGAGGCCGGTGTCGAGATCAACGCAAGAAGCTGGGACGAAGGCCTCACCGCCCTCGATCTGGCGGTCGCCAGCGAGAGCACTTCCCTCGCTCAGCTGCTGCGCGCTCGCGGCGGTCGGAGCGGCGAGGCGTGGGAGAGATAG
- a CDS encoding helix-turn-helix transcriptional regulator, whose translation MVRFEHLGPALVLLRKRQGMTQKAVAEAAGMNSSRLSNYESNGKNLSARSLWRLLRALDCSFIDLEAALRFASGDQFPVRSKHWPVMIASDELPAPAFLEGGEGREGAPALHDLLYGDRSQLPEPERIVLSIVDLLFKLLRWLQLRKH comes from the coding sequence ATGGTCCGCTTCGAGCACCTCGGTCCGGCGCTGGTCTTGTTGCGCAAACGCCAGGGGATGACCCAGAAGGCGGTGGCGGAAGCTGCCGGAATGAACAGCTCTCGACTGTCCAACTATGAGAGCAATGGGAAGAATCTCTCCGCCCGCTCCCTGTGGCGCCTGCTCCGAGCGCTGGATTGCTCCTTCATCGACCTCGAAGCGGCGCTACGCTTCGCCAGCGGCGATCAATTCCCCGTGCGCAGCAAGCACTGGCCGGTGATGATCGCCTCCGACGAGCTCCCCGCCCCAGCGTTCCTCGAGGGTGGCGAGGGCCGAGAGGGCGCTCCGGCGCTGCACGACCTCCTCTATGGCGACCGTTCTCAGCTGCCGGAGCCGGAGCGCATCGTCCTGAGCATCGTGGACCTGCTCTTCAAGCTGCTTCGCTGGCTCCAGCTGCGCAAGCACTGA
- a CDS encoding MFS transporter translates to MNPNPADTSPWTPLRVPVFRSLWLAALASNVGTWVHEVGAAWTMTNLTTSTTLIALVQASAMLPMFLFALPAGVLADLLDRRRVLLLAQAWMTLSAGGLAWVTAIDAVTPQLLLLFTAMLGCGVAFSAPAWQAIVPELVGRRELPKAVALNSMGFNMARALGPALGGALLALFGAAANFALNTLSFVGVLLVLARWDRPEEDGDALPGENFISAFRVGTRYVRHSPRFQAVMVRGGLFVFAASAWWALLPAVVRFELNAGPGGYGLVVGAFGVGAVTAAWALPPIRERVSADFLAVFASTFFAVALFGLALAPAAIWATAVATIAGGAWLTVLSGYNVAAQSSLPSWVRARALSAYLVIFFGGLAGGAGCWGAVADFLGPRWALALAATVLLAGLTASLRFRLGKVDPSRLAPSRHWPAPLVAFDPEPDGGPVLVTVEYRIDPEQAAEFARAMQKVRRSRQRAGSVRWGLWADAAEPGRYLESFVDESWVEHLRHHHRLTEQDLAIEESGRAFHRGPEPPRVRHYLSHASPLRPPRARSS, encoded by the coding sequence ATGAACCCCAACCCAGCGGACACCTCTCCCTGGACCCCGCTCCGAGTTCCGGTCTTCCGGTCCCTATGGCTGGCCGCCCTGGCCTCCAACGTCGGCACCTGGGTGCACGAGGTCGGCGCCGCCTGGACCATGACCAACCTCACCACCTCCACCACCCTCATCGCCCTGGTGCAGGCCTCGGCGATGCTGCCCATGTTCCTCTTTGCCCTGCCCGCCGGGGTGCTGGCAGACCTCCTCGACCGGCGGCGGGTGCTGCTGCTGGCCCAGGCTTGGATGACCCTCTCCGCCGGCGGCCTGGCCTGGGTCACCGCCATCGATGCGGTGACCCCTCAGCTGCTGCTCCTATTCACCGCCATGCTGGGCTGCGGCGTGGCGTTCTCCGCTCCCGCCTGGCAGGCCATCGTCCCGGAGCTTGTGGGCCGCCGGGAGCTGCCCAAGGCCGTGGCCCTCAACAGCATGGGGTTCAACATGGCCCGGGCTCTGGGACCGGCCCTCGGCGGCGCGCTGCTGGCCCTCTTCGGCGCCGCCGCCAACTTCGCCCTCAACACCCTCTCCTTCGTCGGGGTGCTGCTGGTACTGGCGCGCTGGGATCGGCCGGAAGAGGATGGCGACGCACTCCCGGGCGAGAATTTCATCAGCGCTTTCCGGGTGGGAACCCGCTACGTCCGCCACTCACCGCGCTTCCAGGCGGTGATGGTGCGTGGCGGCCTCTTCGTCTTCGCCGCCAGCGCGTGGTGGGCATTGCTGCCAGCGGTGGTGCGCTTCGAGCTCAACGCCGGCCCCGGGGGCTACGGCCTGGTGGTGGGAGCCTTCGGCGTCGGCGCCGTCACCGCCGCCTGGGCCCTGCCTCCGATTCGCGAGCGCGTCTCCGCCGACTTTCTGGCCGTCTTCGCCTCGACCTTCTTCGCCGTCGCCCTCTTCGGGCTGGCGCTGGCCCCCGCCGCCATCTGGGCAACGGCGGTAGCGACCATCGCCGGCGGCGCCTGGCTCACCGTGCTCTCCGGCTACAATGTCGCCGCTCAAAGCTCGCTGCCCAGCTGGGTGCGCGCCCGAGCGCTTTCCGCCTATCTGGTGATCTTCTTTGGCGGCCTCGCCGGCGGAGCCGGCTGCTGGGGCGCGGTGGCGGACTTCCTCGGGCCCCGCTGGGCCCTGGCGTTGGCCGCTACCGTCTTGCTCGCCGGCCTCACCGCCAGCCTGCGCTTCCGGCTCGGCAAGGTAGATCCCAGCCGGCTGGCTCCCTCCCGCCACTGGCCGGCGCCGCTGGTGGCCTTCGATCCGGAGCCCGACGGCGGGCCGGTGCTGGTCACCGTGGAATACCGCATCGACCCGGAGCAAGCCGCCGAGTTCGCTCGGGCCATGCAGAAGGTCCGGCGCAGTCGCCAACGGGCCGGCTCGGTGCGCTGGGGACTGTGGGCGGACGCCGCCGAACCCGGACGCTATTTGGAGAGCTTCGTCGATGAGTCCTGGGTCGAGCACCTGCGCCACCACCACCGGTTGACGGAGCAGGACCTGGCCATCGAGGAGTCCGGCCGGGCCTTTCACCGGGGACCGGAGCCGCCGCGGGTCCGCCACTATCTCTCCCACGCCTCGCCGCTCCGACCGCCGCGAGCGCGCAGCAGCTGA
- a CDS encoding winged helix-turn-helix domain-containing protein, with product MGQQFSEPSQRLDSVERPVHRLRFGDFVVDLEMRRLLREGRPLAVQEKPLLLLETLLRQPGRVVSRAELRRALWPDAEFLDFENNINVAVGKLREVLGESAAEPRWIHTVPRRGYRFVGSVEAVAAEDPGSAVAQPASGARRLVYGGLVGLATLGVLAILWLGSSDRSADLRDAGSAEAPRSAAGLPAAEVVRLRLAPVEADGPELEASAQRLAAQLANRLPVLRPEQLVVTTGEGAEGSAGADYELRSRLTAPATALGSRARPLLSAELVNLSTGEVEWSFARPPEPHETLVRGILRRLPFVLLPPGESSLAVARDAAFEPMILPPPSERLRRLEERWATASMTPREKAELALLLLDERGAAGATEPGAPGLGAPGLGAPGSGAPGSRALALARNALAAAPDSPDLLAAAAQVELFVLRDYGRSRQLAARALRLEPGHKLALETLASIIVVGNPTSEGRSLREVAGSEDRVRPNGAAVLTLRQLGGLIASRAGSPPEPLTPEQSLRVGRLWLLAGLPHEAQEACKAARREESQAPDVWYCLELAHALLGNEELEMVAAALSLSPGASKILEQREPVEGETETEALRYLRLLRLSSSQHGTPFGPAYPWRLAYDAAELGEPELALAWLERGLSEGLPQMLFVGVDPAFRKLHGDPRFAELVARAEAPRPQVPPQ from the coding sequence GAACCCTCACAGAGGCTGGACTCCGTTGAGCGGCCGGTGCACCGGCTACGCTTCGGGGATTTCGTGGTGGATCTGGAGATGCGCCGGCTGCTTCGGGAGGGCCGGCCGCTGGCGGTTCAGGAGAAGCCGCTTCTGCTGCTGGAGACTCTGCTCCGCCAGCCGGGGCGGGTGGTGTCGCGGGCGGAGCTGCGGCGGGCCCTGTGGCCGGATGCCGAGTTCCTCGACTTCGAAAACAACATCAACGTCGCCGTGGGCAAGCTGCGGGAGGTGCTGGGAGAGTCGGCGGCGGAGCCCCGTTGGATCCACACCGTCCCCCGCCGGGGCTACCGATTCGTCGGCAGCGTGGAGGCCGTAGCGGCGGAGGACCCTGGGAGCGCGGTGGCGCAGCCGGCGTCCGGTGCCCGCAGGCTCGTCTACGGTGGGCTGGTGGGGCTGGCGACGCTCGGGGTGCTGGCGATTCTGTGGCTGGGGTCTTCGGACCGCAGCGCCGATCTTCGGGATGCCGGCTCCGCAGAAGCTCCGCGTTCGGCAGCCGGCTTGCCGGCAGCGGAGGTCGTGCGCCTGCGGCTGGCGCCGGTGGAGGCCGACGGGCCGGAGCTCGAAGCCTCGGCCCAGCGGCTGGCGGCGCAGCTGGCGAATCGTCTGCCGGTCCTGCGGCCAGAGCAGTTGGTGGTGACCACGGGAGAAGGCGCCGAGGGAAGTGCCGGGGCGGACTATGAGCTCCGCTCTCGTCTGACCGCTCCCGCCACGGCACTCGGCTCCCGGGCTCGGCCTCTGCTCTCCGCCGAGCTGGTGAATCTTTCCACCGGCGAGGTGGAGTGGAGTTTCGCCCGGCCGCCGGAGCCCCACGAGACGCTGGTGCGGGGAATCCTCCGGCGCCTGCCCTTCGTCCTTCTGCCGCCAGGAGAAAGCTCCCTCGCCGTCGCTCGGGACGCCGCCTTCGAGCCGATGATCCTTCCGCCGCCGTCAGAGCGCCTGCGCCGGCTCGAGGAGCGCTGGGCGACAGCAAGCATGACGCCCCGGGAGAAGGCGGAGCTGGCGTTGCTGTTGCTGGATGAGCGGGGCGCCGCCGGGGCGACGGAGCCGGGTGCTCCGGGATTGGGTGCTCCGGGATTGGGTGCTCCAGGATCAGGGGCTCCGGGTTCGAGGGCCCTGGCCCTGGCGCGGAATGCCCTGGCGGCGGCCCCCGACTCGCCGGATCTGTTGGCGGCGGCGGCGCAGGTGGAGCTCTTCGTGCTGCGCGACTATGGGCGCTCGCGGCAGCTGGCCGCCCGGGCCTTGCGGTTGGAGCCGGGCCACAAATTGGCCCTCGAAACCCTCGCTTCCATCATCGTGGTGGGGAACCCAACCTCGGAGGGCCGATCCTTGCGAGAGGTTGCGGGGTCGGAAGACCGCGTGCGGCCGAATGGTGCTGCCGTGCTCACCCTTCGGCAGCTGGGCGGGCTCATCGCCTCCCGTGCCGGCAGTCCCCCCGAGCCCTTGACGCCAGAGCAAAGCCTCCGCGTGGGTCGCCTGTGGCTCCTGGCCGGCCTGCCCCATGAGGCCCAGGAGGCCTGCAAGGCTGCTCGTCGGGAGGAAAGTCAAGCACCGGACGTCTGGTACTGCCTGGAGCTGGCCCATGCGTTGCTCGGTAACGAGGAATTGGAGATGGTGGCGGCGGCGTTGAGCCTGTCTCCGGGAGCGTCCAAGATTCTCGAGCAGCGGGAGCCGGTGGAGGGCGAGACCGAGACGGAGGCCCTGCGCTACTTGCGCTTGCTCCGCCTTTCCTCGTCCCAGCACGGTACCCCCTTCGGCCCGGCGTACCCTTGGCGGCTGGCTTACGACGCCGCCGAGCTCGGCGAGCCGGAGCTGGCCCTGGCGTGGCTCGAACGGGGATTGAGCGAAGGGCTGCCGCAAATGCTCTTCGTCGGCGTCGACCCCGCCTTCCGCAAGCTGCACGGCGATCCGCGCTTCGCCGAGTTGGTGGCCCGCGCCGAGGCGCCCCGGCCGCAGGTGCCCCCACAGTAG